A single genomic interval of Shinella zoogloeoides harbors:
- a CDS encoding ABC transporter permease: MAIDTMAGAAPKTSSFKRIGTMREAGLIAIILALGLIMSFASPHFLTLGNFRAMLMSFSVEGIVVVGMTILLIVGGIDLAVGSVVCFAMVLSGSLFLAGLDPWTASLIGILASSAIGGIMGFFVTVVGLNHFITSLAAMVIVRGLCLIITKGTPLSLFTLPAGFKAVGQGTFYGVPYVILIFVAVVILFDFLLRRATAFRKVFYTGSNEKAALYSGIKTNQVKFWVTVLCSTLAGVAGVIYMSRFGAATPTFGAGMELNIIAAAVIGGASLNGGSGTILGAILGIALLSLVTSSLILLNVSVYWQDMIKGCILLAAVSIDHFLHKRKAA; the protein is encoded by the coding sequence ATGGCAATCGACACGATGGCAGGCGCAGCGCCGAAGACATCGTCCTTCAAGCGCATCGGCACGATGCGCGAGGCCGGGCTGATAGCGATCATTCTGGCGCTTGGGCTGATCATGAGCTTCGCCTCGCCGCACTTCCTGACGCTCGGCAATTTCCGCGCCATGCTGATGAGCTTTTCGGTGGAGGGCATCGTCGTCGTCGGCATGACGATCCTGCTCATCGTCGGCGGCATCGACCTTGCGGTCGGCTCCGTCGTCTGCTTCGCCATGGTACTTTCCGGCTCGCTCTTCCTCGCCGGGCTCGATCCCTGGACCGCCTCGCTGATCGGCATTCTCGCCAGCAGCGCCATCGGCGGCATCATGGGCTTCTTCGTAACGGTCGTCGGCCTCAATCACTTCATAACGTCGCTGGCGGCGATGGTGATCGTGCGCGGCCTCTGCCTTATCATCACCAAGGGCACGCCGCTCTCGCTCTTCACGCTGCCGGCCGGTTTCAAGGCGGTAGGGCAGGGCACCTTCTACGGCGTTCCCTACGTCATTCTGATCTTCGTCGCCGTCGTGATCCTGTTCGACTTCCTGCTGCGCCGGGCGACCGCCTTCCGCAAGGTCTTCTATACCGGCAGCAACGAGAAGGCCGCGCTCTATTCGGGCATCAAGACCAACCAGGTGAAGTTCTGGGTGACGGTGTTGTGCTCGACGCTTGCCGGTGTCGCAGGCGTCATCTACATGTCCCGCTTCGGTGCGGCGACGCCCACCTTCGGCGCCGGCATGGAGCTGAACATCATCGCGGCCGCCGTTATCGGCGGAGCCTCGCTCAACGGCGGTTCGGGCACCATCCTTGGCGCGATCCTCGGCATTGCCCTGCTCTCGCTCGTCACCTCGTCGCTGATCCTGCTCAACGTTTCCGTCTATTGGCAGGACATGATCAAGGGTTGCATTCTGCTCGCCGCCGTGTCCATCGATCATTTCCTGCACAAGCGGAAGGCTGCCTGA
- a CDS encoding sugar-binding transcriptional regulator — protein MPIAKLKPAPREEIVIARQMHQALVLHFLEGLTQAQIADQLGLSHATVNRLIKRGRQLGLVEIKIKSPVEPLVDMEERLLALGGIGRAVVVPTVSDNPQTALLAVGEAAARLLLEEIADGDTICITGGKGVGAVVAGLQAQRRFDVEVIPATGCVQGKHYTDVNHVSTLMAERLGGRSYQIHAPLFADDAAQRAMLMNMRSVAEVFQRAREAKVAVVGIGSILSADSTYYDLHPSSSTDRSAIEHSGASAELLAHLLDGEGQVCDYSLNRALVSLTLQEFASIPTKIGVASGLNKAGSILSVLRGSHLDTLVTDEATGARILDLASEEGLSA, from the coding sequence ATGCCCATCGCCAAACTGAAGCCCGCTCCGCGCGAAGAGATCGTTATCGCCCGCCAGATGCACCAGGCGCTCGTCCTGCACTTCCTGGAAGGCCTGACGCAAGCACAGATCGCCGACCAGCTCGGCCTCTCGCATGCCACCGTCAACCGTCTCATCAAGCGCGGCCGCCAGCTCGGCCTCGTCGAGATCAAGATCAAGTCGCCGGTGGAGCCGCTGGTGGACATGGAAGAGCGGCTTCTGGCGCTCGGCGGCATCGGCCGCGCCGTGGTGGTGCCGACCGTTTCGGACAATCCGCAGACCGCGCTGCTGGCGGTGGGGGAGGCGGCCGCGCGGCTGCTGCTCGAAGAGATCGCCGATGGCGACACGATCTGCATCACCGGCGGCAAGGGCGTCGGGGCCGTGGTCGCCGGCCTTCAGGCCCAGCGCCGCTTCGATGTGGAAGTCATTCCCGCAACGGGCTGCGTGCAGGGCAAGCACTATACCGATGTCAACCATGTCTCGACGCTGATGGCCGAACGGCTGGGCGGGCGCTCCTACCAGATCCACGCGCCGCTCTTTGCCGATGATGCCGCCCAGCGGGCGATGCTGATGAACATGCGATCCGTCGCGGAGGTCTTCCAGCGGGCGCGGGAGGCCAAGGTGGCCGTGGTCGGCATCGGCTCGATTCTGAGCGCGGATTCCACCTATTACGACCTGCATCCGTCCTCCAGCACGGACCGCTCCGCCATCGAGCATTCCGGCGCGAGTGCGGAACTTCTCGCCCACCTGCTGGATGGCGAGGGGCAGGTCTGCGACTACAGCCTCAACCGCGCGCTGGTCTCGCTGACGCTTCAGGAATTCGCCTCGATCCCGACGAAGATCGGCGTGGCGAGCGGCCTCAACAAGGCCGGCTCCATCCTCTCCGTCCTGCGCGGCAGCCATCTCGATACGCTGGTGACGGACGAAGCCACCGGCGCGCGCATTCTCGACCTTGCATCCGAAGAAGGACTTTCCGCATGA
- a CDS encoding sugar ABC transporter ATP-binding protein, translating to MAEPVLTIHGVTKHFGAVKALTDVDFTLERGEVHALCGENGAGKSTLMNIIAGVLQPTAGEIRVDGQPVRIPSPAAAQALGIGLVHQEIALCPDATVAENMFMAATNRRRSPFMNYRALERDAQAVMNRLAAIDVRRKVADLPISSQQLVEIAKALTLDCRVLILDEPTAALTETEAQQLFSIIRDLKANGISIIYISHRMAEIFSLCDRVTVFRDGRYVCTDRIADVTPDDVVRRMVGREITQLYPDKLRPEEATSETILEVDGIGDGGRFNNVSFSLRKGEILGIGGLIGSGRTEIAEGICGLRPRTAGTVRLHGAAQKIAAYSDAVKAGIVYLSEDRKGSGVFLDMSIAQNISVLDLKSLTNAAGLLDGRAEAVLAEDFARRLAVRMGGIEAPVKSLSGGNQQKMAIAKQLAVKPKVILMDEPTRGIDVGAKTEIHRLLRELARSGIGIVVISSEMPELLGLADRVLVVREGRIAGELGADEMSEEAVIRLASGLGTAQATDHAA from the coding sequence ATGGCGGAGCCGGTGCTCACCATTCATGGCGTGACCAAGCATTTCGGGGCGGTGAAGGCATTGACGGATGTCGACTTCACGCTCGAACGCGGCGAGGTCCATGCGCTTTGCGGCGAGAACGGCGCCGGCAAGTCGACGCTGATGAACATCATCGCTGGCGTGCTGCAGCCGACCGCGGGCGAGATCCGCGTCGACGGTCAGCCTGTCCGTATACCTTCCCCGGCTGCCGCGCAGGCGCTCGGCATCGGCCTCGTGCACCAGGAGATCGCCCTCTGCCCGGATGCGACTGTCGCCGAAAACATGTTCATGGCGGCGACCAACCGTCGCCGCTCGCCCTTCATGAATTACCGCGCGCTGGAACGCGATGCGCAGGCCGTGATGAACCGCCTTGCCGCCATCGACGTCCGCCGTAAGGTCGCGGACCTGCCGATTTCCAGCCAGCAGCTCGTCGAGATCGCCAAGGCGCTGACGCTCGACTGCCGCGTGCTGATCCTGGACGAGCCGACCGCCGCGCTCACCGAAACCGAAGCGCAGCAGCTTTTCTCGATCATCCGGGATCTCAAGGCGAACGGCATATCGATCATCTATATCAGCCATCGCATGGCCGAGATTTTCAGCCTGTGCGACCGCGTGACCGTCTTCCGCGACGGCCGCTATGTCTGCACCGACCGCATTGCGGATGTGACGCCCGATGATGTGGTGCGCCGCATGGTTGGGCGCGAGATCACCCAGCTCTATCCGGATAAACTCCGCCCCGAAGAGGCGACGAGCGAAACGATCCTCGAAGTCGACGGGATTGGTGACGGTGGGCGCTTCAATAATGTCAGCTTCAGCTTACGCAAGGGCGAAATCCTCGGTATCGGTGGCCTCATCGGCTCCGGCCGCACGGAGATCGCGGAAGGCATCTGCGGCCTGCGGCCACGCACGGCGGGCACGGTGCGCCTGCATGGCGCGGCGCAGAAGATCGCGGCCTATTCCGACGCGGTGAAGGCCGGCATCGTCTACCTTTCGGAGGACCGCAAGGGGTCCGGCGTCTTCCTCGACATGTCCATCGCGCAGAACATTTCCGTGCTGGATCTGAAATCGCTGACCAATGCCGCCGGCCTGCTCGACGGCCGCGCCGAGGCGGTGCTTGCGGAGGATTTCGCAAGGCGGCTTGCCGTGCGCATGGGCGGCATCGAGGCGCCCGTCAAATCGCTGTCCGGCGGCAACCAGCAGAAGATGGCGATCGCCAAGCAGCTTGCGGTGAAGCCGAAGGTCATCCTGATGGATGAGCCGACGCGCGGCATCGATGTCGGTGCCAAGACGGAGATCCATCGCCTGCTGCGCGAGCTTGCCCGCTCGGGCATCGGTATCGTCGTCATTTCCTCGGAAATGCCGGAACTGCTCGGCCTTGCCGACCGCGTTCTGGTCGTGCGGGAAGGGCGTATCGCCGGTGAACTCGGCGCGGACGAGATGTCGGAAGAGGCCGTGATCCGCCTCGCATCGGGACTGGGTACGGCGCAGGCGACAGACCATGCCGCGTGA
- a CDS encoding aldo/keto reductase, whose translation MSGEQLTREIGRSGVSASAVGLGTWAIGGWMWGGTDEAQSIAAIQASLDAGVTLIDTAPAYGLGRSEDIVGKAIAGRRDKAVIATKCGLVWHTRKGNHFFDQDGKPVYRYLGRDSIIHEVEESLRRLGTDYIDLYITHWQDPTTPIEETVAALEALKQAGKIRAIGASNVNRSELEAYIQTGSLDAIQEQFSMIDREIEADLLPLTVRNGVSTLSYSSLALGLLSGTIGPERIFAGDDQRKDNPRFSVSNRQKATDFAGAIRPVAERHGASIAQVVIAWTLAQPGVTFALCGARNPAQALDNARAGTLRLGADDLAAIDAAIAAKLADMDG comes from the coding sequence ATGAGCGGCGAACAGTTGACCCGTGAAATCGGACGCTCCGGCGTCAGCGCCTCGGCCGTCGGCCTCGGCACCTGGGCCATCGGCGGCTGGATGTGGGGCGGTACGGACGAGGCGCAATCCATCGCCGCGATCCAGGCCTCGCTCGATGCCGGCGTGACGCTGATCGATACGGCTCCGGCCTATGGCCTCGGGCGGTCAGAAGATATCGTCGGCAAGGCCATCGCCGGCCGCCGCGACAAGGCCGTCATCGCCACGAAATGCGGCCTCGTCTGGCACACGCGGAAGGGCAACCACTTCTTCGATCAGGACGGCAAGCCGGTTTATCGCTATCTCGGCCGGGATTCGATCATCCACGAGGTTGAGGAGAGCCTGCGCCGTCTCGGCACGGACTATATCGATCTCTATATCACCCACTGGCAGGACCCGACGACGCCCATCGAGGAAACCGTCGCCGCGCTGGAGGCGCTGAAACAGGCCGGCAAGATCCGCGCCATCGGCGCGAGCAACGTCAACCGGTCGGAACTCGAAGCCTATATCCAGACCGGGTCGCTCGATGCGATCCAGGAGCAGTTCAGCATGATCGATCGCGAGATCGAGGCGGACCTGCTGCCGCTCACTGTTCGAAACGGCGTGTCGACGCTCAGCTATTCCTCGCTGGCGCTCGGCCTGCTGTCCGGCACGATAGGTCCGGAACGCATCTTCGCGGGCGACGACCAGCGCAAGGACAATCCGCGCTTCTCCGTTTCCAACCGGCAGAAGGCGACGGATTTTGCCGGAGCGATCCGGCCGGTCGCCGAGCGGCATGGCGCGAGCATCGCCCAGGTCGTCATTGCCTGGACGCTGGCGCAGCCGGGGGTGACATTTGCCCTCTGCGGGGCGCGCAACCCGGCGCAGGCGCTCGACAATGCGCGGGCCGGCACCTTGCGGCTCGGGGCCGATGACCTTGCGGCCATCGATGCCGCGATCGCCGCGAAACTGGCCGATATGGACGGATAA
- a CDS encoding substrate-binding domain-containing protein, with protein sequence MRTFLTTTAMAVLATTLFAGSASAETESPFRCKPGEKYVMNVMVSGVEYWFPVYEMFKQAGQQMGCETEYTGTPEYDVNKQIATFDQALAQNPAGILVHPMNSDPFIEPINRAIDQGTAVVTFAADSPLSKRVSFITSDNTREGTYAADAIAEKLGGKGEYAVLENPGQDNHDKRIAAFIARMEEKWPDMKLVGRAASNQDPTKAYQGLSSLIQANPNLAAVFMPEANSAIGAAQANKEAGGKVLIMNADVNANILDMIKAGEVFGSINPNQGMQGYMGFMLLWLAKHPELIDPMNDAKRSGFNPMSIPVVDNGLSIVTAENADDFYWDKYLKRRGTKGIEE encoded by the coding sequence TTGCGCACTTTTTTGACGACGACCGCCATGGCGGTCCTTGCGACCACGCTTTTTGCCGGCTCCGCATCCGCCGAGACGGAAAGCCCGTTCCGCTGCAAGCCGGGCGAGAAATACGTCATGAACGTCATGGTTTCCGGCGTGGAATACTGGTTCCCGGTCTATGAAATGTTCAAGCAGGCAGGCCAGCAGATGGGCTGCGAGACCGAATATACCGGCACGCCGGAATATGACGTCAACAAGCAGATCGCCACCTTCGACCAGGCGCTGGCGCAGAACCCGGCCGGCATTCTCGTGCACCCGATGAACTCCGATCCGTTCATCGAGCCGATCAACCGCGCCATCGACCAGGGCACGGCGGTCGTCACCTTCGCCGCCGACTCCCCGCTTTCCAAGCGCGTGTCCTTCATTACCTCGGACAATACCCGCGAAGGCACCTATGCAGCCGATGCGATTGCCGAGAAGCTGGGCGGCAAGGGCGAATATGCGGTGCTGGAGAACCCCGGCCAGGACAACCATGACAAGCGCATCGCCGCCTTCATCGCCCGCATGGAGGAGAAGTGGCCGGATATGAAGCTCGTCGGCCGCGCGGCGTCCAACCAGGACCCGACCAAGGCCTATCAGGGCCTGTCGAGCCTCATCCAGGCCAATCCGAACCTCGCCGCGGTCTTCATGCCGGAAGCCAACTCCGCTATCGGCGCGGCGCAGGCCAACAAGGAGGCCGGCGGCAAGGTCCTCATCATGAATGCGGACGTCAACGCCAACATCCTCGATATGATCAAGGCTGGCGAGGTCTTCGGCTCGATCAACCCGAATCAGGGCATGCAGGGCTATATGGGCTTCATGCTGCTGTGGCTTGCCAAGCACCCGGAACTCATTGACCCGATGAACGACGCCAAGCGCTCGGGCTTCAACCCGATGAGCATCCCGGTTGTCGACAACGGCCTTTCCATCGTCACGGCCGAGAATGCCGATGACTTCTATTGGGACAAGTACCTGAAGCGTCGCGGCACCAAGGGTATCGAGGAGTAA